Proteins encoded within one genomic window of Humulus lupulus chromosome 1, drHumLupu1.1, whole genome shotgun sequence:
- the LOC133795575 gene encoding uncharacterized protein LOC133795575, which translates to MRAVAAIRALNGTYTMRGCDKPIAVRFAEPKEVRNGEARNNKMFSGMPFGPHSQEPVVRTTTNLGDSMVGHNRPNAPHLAQHFSLTKQPQADSSMENQEPPQLSQMQNRKASSQQFQGEVRDFPRQLHVMQPLKQMLEQHKWSQTSGQPVFRTNNNLS; encoded by the exons ATGAGGGCTGTTGCAGCAATCAGAGCATTAAACGGAACTTACACAATGAgg GGTTGTGATAAGCCAATAGCTGTACGTTTTGCGGAACCTAAGGAAGTTAGGAATGGAGAAGCAAG GAACAATAAGATGTTTAGTGGCATGCCCTTTGGCCCCCATTCTCAAGAACCAGTTGTTAG GACAACAACCAACCTGGGTGATTCCATGGTGGGGCATAACCGGCCTAATGCACCTCATCTGGCACAACATTTCTCGTTAACTAAACAACCACAAGCAGATTCTTCGATGGAAAACCAGGAACCTCCGCAGTTATCTCAGATGCAGAATAGAAAAGCAAGTTCTCAACAATTTCAAGGTGAAGTTCGTGATTTTCCAAGACAGTTGCATGTGATGCAACCATTGAAACAAATGCTAGAGCAGCACAAGTGGTCTCAGACTAGTGGACAACCGGTATTCCGAACCAATAATAATCTTAGCTAG